The Candidatus Thermoplasmatota archaeon genome segment GGTTTTGATAAGTATCCTTTGATTGTTGATTCTAATAACAACGTGCTTTCTTTTCCTCCTATTATAAATGGTAGTCTAACTGAGGTTACGCCGTTTACAAAGGATCTTTTTATTGATGTTACTGGTAATGACAGGAAGGCGATTAATTACGCTCTTAATATTGTTGTTACTGCGCTTGCTGAGAGAGGTGGTAAGATTTTTAGCACAACTGTAAAAGACGGTGGTAAATCTTATGCTTCACCTGATTTGAACCCTGTTAAAAGGGTTTTGTCAGTTGACTATGTTAACAGTGTTCTTGGCACAAAATTTGGTGAAAAAGAGGTCATTGACTGTCTTAGTGCTATGGGTTATGATGCATCTAAAAATGAGAAGGGTAGTATAGACGTCTATATTCCTGCTTGGCGTACAGATATCTTGCATGATATTGATCTTGTTGAGGATGTTGCTGTTGGTTATGGTTTTGATAGGTTTGAAACTGATCTTCCCAAGTCTATGACCTTTGGTAAGGTTCTGTCTAAACAAAATCTCTATGATGATCTTAGGAGTATAATGATAGGTCTTGGTTTTAATGAGGTTACAACTTTTACTATATCAAATGATAATGATGAGTTTGTTAGGATGGGTTTGGAGATTGGTTCCAGGGTTCAGATAGAAAACCCTATTGGTGAGGAGTATTCTACTCTTCGTGTTAGTTTAATTCCATCTTTGTTGAAGATACTTAGTGAGAATAGGCATCATCCTCTTCCTCAGCAGATTTTTGAGCTTGGTGTAGTTGTTGGTGAGGATTTCAGGAATGCACATAACCTTGCTGCTGTTAAGATAGATGCTAAGGCTAATTTCACTGAATGTAAATCTATTGTTGAGGCGGTTATAAGAGACTCCGGGTTTGGTTATACAATCAAAGATAAAATTCATCCCGCTTTTGTGAATGGTAGATGTGCGTCTATTGTCTGTAAAAACTCTGATATAGGGTTTTTTGGTGAACTTCACCCAAAGACTATATCAGCTTTTGAGCTTGAGCACCCTGTTATAGCTTTTGAGATAAAAGTTGATGGTCTGGTTCATCAATAAACTATTTTATAGTGGAATTATTTCCGCTTTCTTAGAATGACCAAGGTTTGTGATAAATGTAGGAAGAATGCTGTAATATTTATACGTTATAGTGGTGCGCATCTCTGCAGGGATCATTTTGTTGAGTTTTTTGAAAAAAGGGTTAAAAAAGATGTTAAAAAACAGGGTAAGACAAAGAATAGAAGTAAGATAGCAGTAGCTCTGTCTGGTGGCAAGGATAGTACTGTTGCTTTGTATGTTACTCATGACATTTTTTCTGAGAGAATGGGTGTTAAACTCTTTGCTGTTACCGTTGATGAAGGCATAAAAGGTTATAGAGACCATAGTATCAGGATAGCTAGTAGGAACTGTGGTAAATTAGGGATAGAACACCATATAATATCGTTTAAGGACGTGGTTGGTAAAACAATGGATGAGATAGCATCTATGAAGGATGAGATCGGTGAGTGTAGTTATTGTGGTGTTTTCAGACGTTTTTGTTTAAATAAGAAATCTAAGGAGCTTGGTGTAGATAAACTTGTTACTGGTCATAACCTTGATGATATGTCTCAGTCTATTTTGATGAATTTTGTTAATGGTGATATGCAGAAGCTTGCTCGTCTTGGTCCACATA includes the following:
- the pheT gene encoding phenylalanine--tRNA ligase subunit beta, producing the protein MPIVTFDYNDFINILGYEISKEELIEKLPMIGADVEKVEDNEISVEFFPNRPDLTSVEGIARASRSFFEFEVGLKNYNIKKSNIEMYVDPSVKKVRPFVTTALVKNVNMTDDLISSLMDLQEKLHLGLGRNRKKVAIGVHNFEPVKPPFVYKAVDPDSVEFVPLAKVESMTLREILKKHEKGVDYAHLLEGFDKYPLIVDSNNNVLSFPPIINGSLTEVTPFTKDLFIDVTGNDRKAINYALNIVVTALAERGGKIFSTTVKDGGKSYASPDLNPVKRVLSVDYVNSVLGTKFGEKEVIDCLSAMGYDASKNEKGSIDVYIPAWRTDILHDIDLVEDVAVGYGFDRFETDLPKSMTFGKVLSKQNLYDDLRSIMIGLGFNEVTTFTISNDNDEFVRMGLEIGSRVQIENPIGEEYSTLRVSLIPSLLKILSENRHHPLPQQIFELGVVVGEDFRNAHNLAAVKIDAKANFTECKSIVEAVIRDSGFGYTIKDKIHPAFVNGRCASIVCKNSDIGFFGELHPKTISAFELEHPVIAFEIKVDGLVHQ
- a CDS encoding TIGR00269 family protein, encoding MTKVCDKCRKNAVIFIRYSGAHLCRDHFVEFFEKRVKKDVKKQGKTKNRSKIAVALSGGKDSTVALYVTHDIFSERMGVKLFAVTVDEGIKGYRDHSIRIASRNCGKLGIEHHIISFKDVVGKTMDEIASMKDEIGECSYCGVFRRFCLNKKSKELGVDKLVTGHNLDDMSQSILMNFVNGDMQKLARLGPHSKVQPGLVPRVFPLRTIPEKETMLYAILRGIEFHDAECPYSTRAFRGVFREIIDNLEERNPGTRHSILNSYDSIKDLLFEKYPPAELNKCKRCGEPTSQSFCKACLLIDRMK